The proteins below come from a single Acidobacteriota bacterium genomic window:
- a CDS encoding cold shock domain-containing protein, with amino-acid sequence MNKEQGTVKWFNDSKGYGFIQRTTGDDVFVHHSAIQAEGFKSLHEGDAVEFMVTKGPKGLQAENVTKL; translated from the coding sequence ATGAACAAAGAACAAGGAACGGTCAAATGGTTCAATGACTCGAAGGGTTACGGATTCATCCAGCGCACGACGGGTGATGATGTTTTTGTGCATCATTCCGCCATCCAGGCTGAAGGATTCAAGTCGCTCCATGAAGGCGACGCCGTGGAATTCATGGTCACCAAGGGCCCCAAGGGGCTCCAGGCGGAAAACGTAACAAAACTCTAA